The Glycine soja cultivar W05 chromosome 6, ASM419377v2, whole genome shotgun sequence genome has a window encoding:
- the LOC114416049 gene encoding uncharacterized protein LOC114416049, protein MDRGFRRSKSEPTLYIKSQGQNTLLLSLYADDLIYTGNNTKMMMEFKEDMKTFEMTDLGLMSYFLGIEVSQRNEGIFISQKKYTEGLLKKFKMYGCKPVATPLITNEKLQKNDGAPEDDASKYRSLIGSLLYLTTTRPDIMYATSLLSRFMQSPSQIHFGAGKRILRYLQGTKEFGIWYNTETNSELLGYTDSDWAGSTDDMKSTSGYAFSLGSRMFSWASKKQAIVAQSTAEAEYVAAAEATS, encoded by the coding sequence ATGGATCGAGGATTCAGGAGGAGCAAGAGTGAGCCTACACTTTACATCAAGTCTCAAGGTCAGAACACTCTCTTACTCTCTCTATATGCAGATGATCTTATCTACACGGGAAACAATACTAAGATGATGATGGAGTTTAAAGAAGACATGAAGACCTTTGAGATGACCGACCTTGGTTTGATGAGTTACTTCCTCGGCATAGAGGTAAGTCAGAGAAATGAAGGGATATTCATCTCGCAAAAGAAATACACAGAAGGCTTACTTAAGAAATTCAAGATGTATGGTTGCAAACCTGTTGCTACTCCACTCATAACAAATGAGAAACTACAGAAGAATGATGGAGCACCAGAAGATGATGCATCCAAATATCGAAGTCTAATTGGAAGCCTCCTATATTTGACAACTACACGGCCTGACATAATGTATGCTACAAGTCTTCTatcaagattcatgcaaagcccAAGTCAAATACACTTTGGAGCAGGAAAAAGAATTTTGAGGTATCTACAAGGAACAAAAGAGTTCGGTATATGGTATAATACCGAAACCAACTCAGAATTACTTGGCTACACCGATAGTGATTGGGCAGGTTCGACAGATGACATGAAGAGTACCTCTGGCTATGCTTTCTCACTAGGATCGAGAATGTTCTCTTGGGCGTCGAAGAAGCAAGCTATAGTAGCACAATCAacagcagaagcagagtatgtGGCAGCTGCTGAAGCAACGAGTTAA